The following are from one region of the Rhodopirellula sp. P2 genome:
- a CDS encoding proprotein convertase P-domain-containing protein, translating to MMRIHWNASMISRLVPSLRRTALRVALPVSMATMSFAVISDGNVAHAQSGLRESLERLDRDQDGDIEPEEITALARPYLERVAEARRMDLNRDNSIERWQEAVRIYHALQNGVSAREIAPEADITVRPFGALDDEPMVPEFGLGEMKFQYTADDYRQAERTLARSDRNRDGFLDRREVERTDWKFRDPFEEDYDKDNRLSTIELAQRYARRRLLSDASSELIRKRRRVGSEVRTTEPSRRVDDSRSWRRDRRYYLAYTVMERFDKNRNGRLEASETVAMGIPFGRIDLDRDGEISRDELNVHLLQLQEKENQDAEGLPPWFFERDADGDQQISMPEFTSEWTPELLAEFESYDQNADGLLTKSELAGSTTLMGGNYRNQMASALPPRKTVISEIFIEEDYVIADINLQLSITHTQDESLDAYLVGPDETKIELFTSVGGHDDHFDRTRFDDDAQIPITKARPPFEGTFIPEGRLKNQPSLSSFNGKSVQGAWQLVIVGTRSERFGLLHNWSLDITPDTSKP from the coding sequence ATGATGCGAATCCACTGGAACGCCAGCATGATCTCGCGGTTGGTCCCGTCTTTGCGTCGCACGGCCTTGCGAGTTGCCTTGCCGGTCTCGATGGCGACCATGTCCTTCGCTGTGATCTCCGATGGCAATGTCGCTCACGCTCAATCAGGGCTTCGCGAATCACTGGAGCGACTCGACCGTGACCAAGATGGCGACATCGAACCAGAAGAAATCACGGCCCTCGCTCGCCCTTACCTGGAACGCGTGGCCGAAGCACGCCGAATGGATTTGAATCGAGACAACTCGATCGAGCGTTGGCAAGAAGCCGTGCGGATTTATCACGCTTTGCAAAATGGCGTTTCAGCCCGAGAAATTGCCCCTGAAGCCGACATCACCGTGCGTCCCTTTGGCGCTCTCGACGATGAACCCATGGTTCCCGAGTTCGGTTTGGGCGAGATGAAATTCCAATACACCGCGGATGACTATCGGCAAGCCGAACGCACGCTCGCGCGCAGCGATCGCAATCGCGATGGATTCCTCGATCGTCGTGAAGTCGAACGAACCGACTGGAAATTTCGCGATCCTTTCGAAGAGGACTACGACAAAGACAACCGGCTCAGCACCATCGAATTGGCGCAGCGCTACGCTCGCCGACGCCTGCTGTCCGACGCGTCCAGTGAACTGATTCGGAAACGCCGGCGAGTTGGCAGCGAGGTTCGAACAACCGAGCCTTCCCGGCGTGTTGACGACTCGCGATCGTGGCGTCGGGACCGTCGCTACTACCTCGCCTACACCGTGATGGAACGATTCGACAAAAACCGCAACGGACGTCTGGAAGCTAGCGAAACCGTTGCGATGGGGATCCCGTTTGGTCGCATCGACCTGGATCGCGACGGCGAAATTTCTCGCGACGAACTCAACGTGCACCTGCTCCAACTCCAGGAAAAAGAAAACCAGGACGCGGAAGGTTTGCCACCGTGGTTCTTTGAACGCGACGCGGACGGTGACCAGCAAATTTCGATGCCCGAGTTCACCTCGGAATGGACGCCTGAGTTGCTGGCCGAGTTTGAGTCGTATGACCAGAACGCCGATGGTTTGCTCACCAAGAGCGAACTTGCCGGATCGACCACGTTGATGGGCGGCAACTATCGCAATCAAATGGCTTCCGCCTTGCCACCCCGCAAGACCGTCATCTCTGAAATCTTCATCGAAGAAGACTACGTGATTGCAGACATCAACCTGCAATTGTCGATCACGCACACGCAAGATGAATCGCTCGACGCCTACTTGGTCGGTCCCGACGAAACGAAGATCGAACTGTTCACCAGCGTTGGCGGGCACGACGATCACTTCGATCGGACGCGATTCGATGACGATGCACAGATTCCAATTACCAAAGCTCGCCCACCGTTCGAAGGCACGTTCATTCCCGAAGGCCGGCTCAAGAACCAACCCAGTCTCAGCTCATTCAACGGAAAAAGCGTTCAGGGGGCCTGGCAACTGGTCATCGTGGGAACACGGAGCGAGCGATTTGGACTGCTGCACAACTGGAGCCTCGACATCACACCGGACACGTCGAAGCCCTGA
- the sdhA gene encoding succinate dehydrogenase flavoprotein subunit translates to MAQSNSPTRVVVVGGGLAGLASTMKLTELGAQVDLISLTPVKRSHSVCAQGGINSCNDATRQLGDDEWKHLDDTVYGGDFLNHQPPVKEMAFWAPKVIELMDRLGVPFNRTGEGFIDRRRFGGTLYKRTAFAGATTGQQLLYALDEQVRRQEVEGNVNKHEFWDFLGPIQDETGRCRGVVAQDMVSMEIRAFPADAVVVATGGCGLIYGRSTMSVFCTGSAASRCFQNGAKYANAEFIQVHPTAIPGADKLRLMSESARGEGGRVWVPRTPQDPRGPRDIPEADRYYFLEERYPEYGNLVPRDIATREIFDICVNEGLSVEDDRMCVYLDLTHIPRHELDRKLGGILEIYEKFQGVDPRDEPMKIFPAVHYSMGGLWADYVKSDEGGLEAGAPRNHMTSIDGLYAIGECDYHYHGANRLGANSLLSCIFTGLFTGSSIMNYSASQESGASDVPQSLLDSAVKTQQDRHDHLLHGNVGSEENPYLIHQELGDLMTRVATVVRRNDQLEEAIQKVDELHERAMKVSLADTGSWTNQNVIFAKSLQDMFPLAKALLKGALQRDECRGAHYKPDFKKPSLTSDDPVERRRQAEAWCDAFEANNEKYLKSTVATWNASTNQADLAYEDVDTSLIPPRPRLYGLVGAEEIEQVWNERAAEKAAQSQSGPGLVGTN, encoded by the coding sequence ATGGCACAATCCAACTCGCCCACCCGCGTGGTTGTCGTTGGGGGTGGTTTGGCCGGTTTGGCGTCGACAATGAAGTTGACCGAACTGGGCGCCCAAGTCGACTTGATCAGTTTGACCCCCGTCAAACGTTCGCACAGCGTGTGCGCTCAGGGCGGCATCAACAGCTGCAATGATGCGACCCGGCAGCTTGGCGATGACGAGTGGAAGCACCTCGACGACACGGTTTACGGGGGTGACTTTTTAAATCACCAACCGCCTGTCAAAGAGATGGCTTTCTGGGCTCCCAAGGTCATCGAGTTGATGGACCGATTGGGCGTGCCCTTCAACCGTACCGGGGAAGGTTTCATCGACCGTCGCCGGTTTGGCGGAACCCTGTACAAGCGGACTGCCTTTGCGGGAGCGACCACCGGGCAGCAGTTGCTGTATGCCTTGGACGAACAAGTCCGTCGCCAAGAGGTCGAAGGCAACGTCAACAAACATGAATTCTGGGACTTCCTCGGTCCGATCCAAGACGAAACCGGTCGTTGCCGCGGTGTGGTCGCTCAGGACATGGTCTCGATGGAAATCCGAGCGTTCCCAGCCGATGCGGTGGTGGTTGCCACGGGCGGCTGCGGCCTGATTTACGGTCGCAGCACGATGAGTGTGTTCTGCACCGGCAGTGCTGCCAGTCGCTGTTTCCAGAACGGTGCCAAGTACGCCAACGCGGAATTCATCCAGGTTCACCCCACTGCGATTCCGGGTGCCGACAAATTGCGACTGATGAGCGAATCGGCTCGCGGCGAAGGCGGACGTGTGTGGGTGCCGCGCACTCCACAGGACCCACGCGGCCCACGCGACATTCCAGAAGCGGATCGCTATTACTTCTTGGAAGAGCGTTACCCCGAGTACGGCAACTTGGTTCCCCGCGACATCGCCACCCGTGAAATCTTTGACATCTGTGTCAATGAAGGGCTCAGCGTCGAAGACGATCGGATGTGTGTGTACCTCGATTTGACGCACATCCCCCGTCACGAGTTGGATCGAAAGCTCGGCGGGATCCTCGAAATTTACGAGAAATTCCAGGGCGTCGACCCACGCGACGAGCCCATGAAGATCTTCCCTGCGGTTCACTACAGCATGGGCGGTTTGTGGGCGGATTACGTCAAAAGCGACGAGGGCGGGTTGGAAGCAGGAGCCCCTCGCAACCACATGACCAGCATCGATGGTTTGTACGCGATTGGCGAGTGTGATTACCACTATCACGGTGCCAACCGTTTGGGTGCGAACTCGCTGCTGTCGTGCATCTTCACCGGGTTGTTCACGGGTTCGTCGATCATGAACTACTCGGCATCGCAAGAGTCGGGTGCGTCCGATGTGCCTCAATCGCTGCTCGATTCCGCGGTGAAAACGCAGCAAGATCGCCACGATCATCTGCTCCACGGCAACGTGGGTAGCGAGGAAAACCCGTACCTGATTCACCAAGAATTGGGCGACTTGATGACTCGGGTCGCAACCGTGGTTCGTCGCAACGACCAGCTCGAAGAAGCCATTCAAAAGGTCGACGAGCTGCACGAACGAGCGATGAAAGTTTCGCTTGCCGACACTGGCTCATGGACCAACCAAAACGTGATTTTCGCGAAATCGTTGCAGGACATGTTCCCGCTGGCGAAGGCGCTGCTGAAAGGTGCCTTGCAGCGTGACGAATGTCGCGGGGCTCACTACAAACCGGACTTCAAGAAGCCTTCGTTGACTTCGGACGATCCTGTTGAACGACGTCGTCAAGCGGAAGCTTGGTGCGATGCGTTCGAGGCCAACAATGAAAAGTATCTCAAGAGCACGGTTGCGACCTGGAACGCCAGCACCAACCAAGCTGATCTTGCCTACGAAGATGTCGACACGTCGTTGATCCCACCCCGCCCGCGTTTGTACGGATTGGTTGGTGCCGAGGAGATCGAACAAGTCTGGAACGAACGAGCTGCCGAAAAAGCGGCTCAGTCGCAATCAGGGCCTGGGTTGGTGGGAACCAACTGA
- a CDS encoding succinate dehydrogenase cytochrome b558 subunit has translation MSELTRSQSFFLRHEFAIRRLHSLTGIVPLGVYMVIHLTTNASLLNGTATFQRAVFMIHSLGELLPVVEWGGIFAPLLFHAILGVWIIRTGKSNLGNYQFTGNRRYVWQRWTGLIALIFLMTHVLHLHGWFHAGFWLAIMEPLGFASFDPYNAASSLGNAMQGYVWPAFYLAGVLATVYHLANGIWTAGITWGFWISPKAQERATKVCTVFGVILAVVGTSAWWAAVRMDTDDIAQARAEEAIMYEAAKETGLAYDMPEKRTPVEVEAEESDVAEASDSSDDAATE, from the coding sequence GTGTCTGAACTCACTCGTTCGCAATCGTTTTTCCTGCGTCACGAATTTGCCATTCGACGACTGCATTCGCTGACCGGGATTGTGCCGCTGGGCGTTTACATGGTCATTCACTTGACCACCAACGCCAGCCTGCTCAACGGGACGGCAACGTTCCAAAGAGCGGTTTTCATGATCCACAGCCTGGGGGAATTGCTCCCCGTGGTGGAATGGGGCGGGATTTTCGCGCCGTTGCTGTTCCACGCGATCTTGGGCGTTTGGATCATCCGAACGGGCAAATCAAATCTGGGCAACTATCAATTCACAGGCAATCGGCGCTACGTCTGGCAACGCTGGACGGGTTTGATCGCCCTGATCTTCTTGATGACTCACGTGTTGCACCTGCACGGTTGGTTCCACGCCGGTTTTTGGCTGGCCATCATGGAGCCCCTCGGGTTTGCCAGCTTTGACCCGTACAACGCCGCTTCGTCGCTGGGCAATGCGATGCAGGGATACGTCTGGCCAGCGTTTTACCTGGCTGGTGTCTTGGCGACCGTTTATCACCTGGCCAACGGCATTTGGACCGCGGGAATCACCTGGGGGTTCTGGATTTCGCCAAAGGCTCAAGAGCGTGCCACCAAAGTGTGCACTGTATTCGGTGTGATTTTGGCTGTGGTTGGAACATCGGCCTGGTGGGCCGCGGTTCGGATGGACACCGACGACATCGCTCAGGCGAGAGCGGAAGAAGCCATCATGTACGAAGCTGCCAAGGAAACCGGATTGGCTTACGACATGCCCGAAAAACGAACTCCCGTTGAAGTCGAAGCCGAAGAATCCGATGTCGCTGAAGCATCCGATTCCAGCGACGACGCGGCCACTGAATAA
- the sdhB gene encoding succinate dehydrogenase iron-sulfur subunit, whose protein sequence is MIALEPSTKKRPEFINVRVRRQDAPGKAPYWELHKIKYEPEMNVISVLQRIAAQSTNRDGKKVTPVAWDCGCLEEVCGSCTMVINGRVRQSCSALVDRLLADNADEIVLEPMSKFPVVRDLIVDRARLFQGLERVKAWVPVDSYFNMGPGERILRDDQERNYPLSQCMSCGCCVEACPQYNKIELTQKSGETNEEFEAREKEAYSEAFVGPHAISQAMLFNNHPTGKVLAGERLDALEGPGGLASCGNAQNCVAVCPKEIPLTTSIARAGRATTLHAIKTWFEK, encoded by the coding sequence ATGATTGCTCTCGAACCTTCGACTAAGAAACGACCCGAGTTCATCAACGTTCGCGTGCGTCGTCAGGATGCTCCCGGAAAAGCTCCGTACTGGGAACTTCACAAGATCAAGTACGAGCCCGAAATGAACGTGATCAGCGTTCTGCAACGGATCGCGGCTCAGTCCACCAACCGTGACGGAAAGAAAGTCACTCCCGTCGCCTGGGATTGTGGTTGCCTGGAAGAGGTTTGCGGTTCATGCACGATGGTCATCAATGGCCGCGTTCGCCAAAGCTGCAGTGCCTTGGTGGATCGTTTGCTGGCGGACAACGCCGACGAGATCGTCCTGGAGCCGATGAGCAAATTCCCGGTTGTCCGTGACCTGATCGTCGACCGGGCTCGGTTGTTCCAAGGTTTGGAACGAGTCAAAGCTTGGGTGCCTGTCGACAGCTATTTCAACATGGGTCCGGGCGAGCGAATTCTGCGGGACGACCAAGAACGCAACTACCCGCTCAGCCAATGCATGAGCTGCGGGTGCTGCGTGGAAGCTTGTCCTCAATACAACAAGATTGAACTGACCCAGAAGTCAGGCGAGACGAACGAAGAGTTCGAAGCTCGCGAAAAAGAAGCGTACTCAGAAGCGTTTGTGGGGCCGCACGCGATTTCGCAAGCGATGCTGTTCAACAACCATCCCACCGGAAAAGTTCTGGCTGGCGAGCGACTGGATGCGTTGGAAGGCCCCGGTGGCCTGGCATCCTGCGGGAACGCTCAAAACTGCGTGGCCGTTTGCCCCAAGGAAATCCCGCTGACCACTTCCATCGCACGTGCCGGGCGCGCGACGACGCTGCACGCGATCAAGACGTGGTTTGAAAAGTAA
- a CDS encoding UDP-2,3-diacylglucosamine diphosphatase: protein MITSLPNQSSAVLSPRGTRPGPSSRSGVTPAPATRTIRSIFISDVHLGLRHAQVDRLLEFLDSHQPEHLYLVGDFIDARVLHMQPYWPPIYDRLLNRLAELAAEGTAIRYTPGNHDDYLRHADWPAIAESEDVTVSEQFVHETVDGRRVVVLHGDQFDKVERQAHWLSLIGTFLYTLLLTADRAINRVLKWLRMKPRRISRYLKQTTKRMVQWVSGFQSKVRQHACANDCDAIVCGHIHIPTVRRLSPTSDHPDAKRPLYFNLGDWVENATAMVEYGNGELELIDFDHPDRVPPVSTNTPSQATDQLTPKAAAIKRHLFTGMG, encoded by the coding sequence TTGATCACTTCTCTGCCCAACCAATCGTCGGCCGTCCTGTCGCCTCGCGGCACGCGACCAGGCCCCTCTTCGCGATCCGGCGTGACGCCTGCGCCCGCAACGCGAACGATTCGGTCGATCTTCATCAGCGATGTCCACCTCGGTTTGCGACATGCCCAGGTCGATCGCTTGCTGGAATTCCTGGACAGCCACCAACCTGAACATCTGTACTTGGTCGGCGACTTCATCGACGCTCGCGTGCTGCACATGCAGCCGTATTGGCCGCCAATCTACGACCGCTTGCTGAATCGCTTGGCCGAACTGGCCGCGGAGGGAACCGCGATTCGCTACACGCCGGGGAATCACGACGACTACCTGCGGCACGCGGATTGGCCCGCGATTGCCGAGTCCGAGGACGTGACCGTGAGCGAACAATTCGTCCACGAAACCGTCGATGGGCGGCGAGTGGTGGTGCTGCACGGCGACCAATTTGACAAAGTCGAACGCCAAGCCCATTGGCTTTCGCTGATCGGCACCTTCCTTTACACCCTGCTGCTGACCGCCGACCGAGCGATCAACCGAGTGCTGAAGTGGCTGCGAATGAAGCCCCGTCGAATCAGTCGCTACTTGAAACAGACCACCAAACGCATGGTGCAGTGGGTCAGCGGATTCCAATCCAAGGTCCGCCAACACGCCTGTGCCAACGATTGTGATGCGATCGTTTGCGGTCACATCCACATCCCGACGGTGCGACGACTGAGTCCCACGTCAGACCACCCCGACGCGAAGCGACCGCTGTATTTCAACTTGGGTGATTGGGTCGAAAACGCAACCGCGATGGTCGAGTATGGAAACGGCGAACTCGAGCTGATCGACTTCGACCACCCCGATCGGGTCCCACCGGTTTCCACCAACACCCCATCGCAAGCCACCGACCAGCTCACCCCCAAAGCCGCCGCCATCAAACGGCACCTCTTCACCGGCATGGGCTGA